Proteins from one Pectinophora gossypiella chromosome 19, ilPecGoss1.1, whole genome shotgun sequence genomic window:
- the LOC126375685 gene encoding WD repeat-containing protein 18, which produces MANLLEVLVTCDSNNTLWSCSVWDPHTGTSLMSYKGGGTAQSKTLSFIGSDYLAAVEKTKPVLHVWPLNSQQTVQGMRFILPGKASAFAFTQDGSFCVAGIDEKIYLWQVSSGSLLTILNRHYQKVVMLKFTPDGKYFISAAEDGMVMVWSLTTIAAHPEVELVTQQTAGQHDPVYMFSDHSLPVTDLCVSKTGIHGRLCTVSSDRTFKIYDLATGTLLLNVVFDAPLSSVTMDVLELNCFIGTTEGKIHQLNLTNAPRNRDVVYADAEKNCPTFKSHTKAVTCLSVSLDGETLMSGSNDDQIILWHIRSKQPTRIIQHKGPITNAFFSVNYPAIYKLQFSPNIVLHSLDRSMEKEGDEVPELEILTNKNIEFWPKQFETESDSNTCMPSEQKHDDKMLQEMEKLKKINANLYALSIERALNFPLINTGSNKKRKEKK; this is translated from the coding sequence ATGGCCAACTTGCTGGAAGTGTTAGTGACGTGCGATTCGAACAATACATTATGGAGCTGCAGTGTTTGGGATCCTCATACGGGCACCAGTTTGATGTCTTACAAAGGCGGCGGAACTGCACAATCAAAAACCCTCTCCTTCATAGGTAGTGATTATTTGGCGGCAGTTGAGAAGACAAAGCCAGTATTACACGTTTGGCCTTTGAATTCACAGCAAACTGTACAAGGAATGAGGTTCATTCTGCCAGGGAAAGCAAGTGCTTTTGCATTTACTCAAGATGGATCGTTCTGTGTAGCTGGCATTGACGAGAAAATTTATTTATGGCAAGTGAGTTCGGGGAGCCTTTTGACCATCTTAAATCGTCATTATCAAAAAGTGGTCATGTTAAAATTCACCCCAGACGGAAAGTACTTTATCTCCGCTGCTGAAGATGGTATGGTCATGGTTTGGTCACTGACCACTATTGCTGCTCATCCAGAAGTAGAACTAGTGACTCAGCAAACAGCTGGTCAACATGACCCTGTATACATGTTCTCAGACCATTCCCTACCTGTAACTGACTTGTGTGTTAGTAAAACAGGAATACATGGCCGTCTGTGCACTGTGTCTAGTGATAGAACCTTCAAAATCTACGACTTAGCTACTGGGACATTACTTTTGAATGTAGTCTTTGATGCACCACTGTCTTCAGTCACTATGGATGTGTTAGAATTAAACTGTTTTATAGGAACCACTGAAGGAAAAATACATCAATTGAATCTGACAAATGCTCCTAGAAACCGTGATGTTGTATATGCCGATGCTGAAAAAAATTGCCCCACATTTAAATCACACACAAAAGCTGTGACATGTCTATCAGTATCACTTGATGGAGAAACATTGATGTCAGGATCAAATGATGATCAAATTATTCTGTGGCACATAAGAAGTAAGCAACCAACAAGGATTATTCAACACAAGGGTCCTATAACTAACGCTTTCTTCAGTGTTAACTACCCAGCGATTTATAAACTTCAGTTTTCCCCAAACATTGTTTTACATAGTCTGGACAGATCAATGGAAAAAGAAGGTGATGAGGTGCCTGAACTTgaaatacttactaataaaaatatagaattttgGCCTAAACAATTTGAAACTGAATCAGACTCAAACACATGTATGCCATCAGAACAAAAGCATGATGATAAAATGCTACAAGAGATGGAGAAACTAAAAAAGATAAATGCAAATCTGTACGCTTTATCTATAGAAAGAGCATTGAATTTTCCATTGATTAATACAGGTAGTAATAAGAAACGCAAggagaagaaataa
- the LOC126375694 gene encoding adiponectin receptor protein: MWEVDSDTGSHSVSSDGLRRRQGWDPDGESLASQMDELDEVLAEEEEGCPLPSTPEDQHLLDAEMAEVLKAGVLSDEIDLGALAHNAAEQAEEFVRKVWEASWNVCHFRHLPRWLQDNDYLHKGHRPPLPSFSACFASIFRIHTETGNIWTHLLGCVAFIGVAIYFLSRPSIEIQMQEKMIFGVFFVGAIVCLGFSFAYHTLYCHSEMVGKLFSKLDYCGIALLIMGSFVPWLYYSFYCHYRPKIIYLSVVVVLGILSIIVSLWDRFSEPRLRPLRAGVFMGFGLSGIVPAIHYGVTEGWFSQVSKASLGWLVLMGLLYILGAMFYALRVPERWFPGKCDIWFQSHQIFHVLVIVAAFVHYHGISELASYRVTVGECSMPPSSIAF, encoded by the coding sequence ATGTGGGAAGTGGACTCCGACACGGGGTCGCACAGTGTGTCATCGGATGGACTGCGTCGACGGCAAGGATGGGACCCCGACGGAGAGAGCCTGGCTTCTCAGATGGACGAGCTGGACGAGGTGCTCGCCGAGGAGGAGGAGGGCTGCCCGCTGCCCTCCACGCCAGAAGATCAGCATCTCCTAGATGCAGAGATGGCTGAAGTCCTCAAAGCAGGAGTGCTTTCAGACGAGATCGATCTTGGAGCTCTCGCCCACAATGCCGCGGAACAAGCTGAGGAATTCGTCCGCAAAGTGTGGGAAGCCTCATGGAATGTATGTCACTTCAGACATCTGCCCCGCTGGCTGCAGGATAATGACTACCTACACAAGGGCCACAGACCACCTCTGCCTTCGTTCAGCGCGTGTTTCGCTTCAATTTTCCGAATTCATACTGAAACAGGCAACATCTGGACCCATTTGCTTGGCTGCGTAGCATTTATTGGAGTAGCTATCTACTTCCTGTCCCGCCCCTCAATAGAGATACAAATGCAGGAGAAAATGATCTTTGGTGTATTCTTTGTGGGCGCAATTGTGTGTCTTGGTTTTTCATTTGCTTATCACACCCTATACTGCCACTCGGAGATGGTTGGAAAGCTATTTTCTAAGCTGGATTACTGTGGAATTGCTCTGCTCATCATGGGCTCATTTGTTCCATGGTTGTATTACAGTTTCTACTGCCACTACCGGccgaaaatcatttatttatcagTAGTGGTTGTCTTAGGAATATTGTCTATAATAGTGTCCCTTTGGGACAGATTTTCGGAGCCTCGACTACGACCTCTTCGAGCGGGAGTGTTCATGGGTTTCGGGCTGTCAGGCATTGTACCTGCCATCCATTATGGTGTCACAGAAGGTTGGTTCAGTCAAGTAAGTAAGGCTTCACTAGGCTGGTTAGTTCTGATGGGTTTGTTGTACATTTTGGGTGCTATGTTCTATGCTCTGAGGGTCCCTGAAAGATGGTTCCCAGGAAAGTGTGACATCTGGTTCCAGTCTCATCAAATTTTCCATGTGCTTGTGATTGTAGCAGCTTTCGTGCACTATCACGGCATCAGTGAACTGGCCTCATACCGAGTCACAGTTGGAGAATGCAGTATGCCTCCCTCATCAATCGCATTCTAG